One Parcubacteria group bacterium DNA window includes the following coding sequences:
- a CDS encoding dihydrolipoyl dehydrogenase produces MVQKHYDLVIVGAGSGLNLAAKTAEANNWKVAVIEKGPLGGTCLNRGCIPSKILIHAADVANEIRRAREFGIDAEITGIRFADVVNRASEFVDADAAKLERGVRAHPGIDLYETEAYFVSDKTLDVGGPSSTSGQETITGERILIAAGTRPFVPPVQGIESIEYLTSDEALRLTKQPKSMIIIGGGYISAELGHFFGALGTEVTIIEAGERLIGREDSDISAAFTRIFSESHRVVLNAKVISVAQGNGLKQVIVEGKDGKQQTLEAEALLLTTGRRSASDLLKLKENTKIELDERGFVKVNEYLETNVPNVWALGDIVGKAPFKHGANMEARHLLAALTGGKKTPVDYSLMPHAIFSYPQVAGVGLTEEEAKAKGIKYEVRKKEYAKTGMGKALEEKDGFVKFIIDPEKEKILGCHIMGPHASTLIHEVIVAMKAGGDISLIRDSIHVHPALSEVVQRAL; encoded by the coding sequence ATGGTGCAAAAACATTACGACCTTGTCATTGTCGGCGCTGGTTCCGGATTGAACCTCGCGGCAAAAACTGCGGAGGCAAACAACTGGAAGGTTGCCGTCATCGAAAAAGGGCCGCTTGGCGGCACGTGCCTCAACCGTGGCTGTATCCCCTCAAAAATCCTCATCCACGCGGCAGATGTTGCAAATGAAATCCGTAGAGCACGAGAGTTTGGCATTGACGCAGAGATCACAGGTATTCGTTTTGCTGATGTGGTAAATCGAGCGAGCGAGTTTGTGGATGCTGATGCGGCAAAACTTGAGCGAGGAGTCCGCGCACACCCCGGAATCGACCTCTACGAGACAGAGGCATATTTTGTAAGTGACAAAACACTAGATGTCGGCGGCCCTTCGAGTACCTCAGGACAAGAGACCATTACGGGCGAGCGCATTTTGATTGCGGCGGGGACGCGGCCCTTTGTTCCTCCGGTCCAGGGGATAGAGAGCATTGAATATTTGACGAGCGATGAAGCGCTAAGACTTACAAAGCAGCCGAAGTCCATGATTATCATAGGCGGTGGCTATATCTCTGCCGAATTGGGGCACTTTTTCGGTGCGCTGGGGACGGAGGTCACGATTATTGAAGCGGGGGAGCGGCTTATTGGTCGTGAAGACAGTGATATTTCCGCCGCATTTACCCGTATTTTTTCGGAAAGCCATCGAGTTGTTTTGAATGCAAAAGTTATCTCTGTTGCACAAGGCAACGGACTAAAACAGGTGATTGTTGAAGGCAAAGACGGGAAACAGCAGACGCTCGAAGCCGAAGCGTTACTCCTCACTACAGGGCGTCGGTCCGCAAGTGATCTACTGAAACTCAAAGAAAACACGAAGATCGAATTAGACGAGCGCGGCTTTGTGAAAGTGAACGAATATCTGGAAACAAACGTGCCAAATGTCTGGGCGCTCGGGGATATTGTTGGCAAGGCGCCGTTCAAGCATGGAGCCAACATGGAGGCGCGGCACCTGCTCGCGGCATTGACTGGTGGAAAGAAGACCCCCGTTGATTATTCGCTCATGCCGCACGCGATTTTTTCTTACCCCCAAGTTGCAGGAGTCGGACTCACCGAGGAGGAGGCAAAAGCGAAAGGAATTAAATACGAAGTACGTAAAAAAGAATATGCCAAAACAGGCATGGGTAAGGCTCTTGAGGAAAAAGATGGTTTTGTAAAGTTCATCATTGATCCAGAAAAAGAAAAGATTTTAGGATGCCATATTATGGGGCCCCATGCCTCAACACTTATCCACGAGGTTATCGTCGCCATGAAGGCGGGTGGTGACATTTCTCTTATTCGCGATTCTATCCATGTTCACCCCGCGCTCTCAGAGGTAGTTCAGAGGGCGTTGTAG
- a CDS encoding C40 family peptidase translates to MEYRAVGNRCAVSLDSLHLPLSREETLAMLTDKGFTLVEVDIVALARQRIGTSCFRDYAKPRDAPWFVDCSGLVRWLYAQRGIWLPRLAIEQRRLGEVIALEEITAGDVVFVTGCVNLYDTDPNDGVGHVGIATGEGTIVNAANERVNVVETPLRKFVGGAEKSRLRGIRRYIPKSVEVLTFETPHGEEVEISADIRWIILQSLSKKQRKHA, encoded by the coding sequence ATGGAATACCGAGCTGTCGGAAATCGCTGCGCAGTGTCCCTCGATTCGCTACATTTGCCGCTCTCGCGTGAGGAAACTTTGGCCATGCTTACCGATAAAGGTTTTACATTGGTTGAAGTGGATATCGTCGCACTCGCTCGGCAGCGCATCGGAACATCATGCTTTCGTGACTATGCAAAGCCGCGTGATGCTCCATGGTTTGTCGACTGCTCGGGCCTTGTCAGGTGGCTCTATGCCCAGCGCGGTATCTGGCTGCCTCGGCTTGCGATCGAGCAGCGCCGACTTGGTGAGGTCATCGCTCTGGAGGAGATTACCGCCGGAGACGTAGTATTTGTTACAGGATGTGTCAATCTCTATGATACTGACCCCAATGATGGGGTTGGTCATGTCGGTATTGCTACTGGCGAGGGAACGATTGTTAACGCAGCAAACGAAAGAGTCAACGTGGTGGAGACTCCGCTCCGCAAGTTCGTCGGCGGAGCCGAGAAAAGCAGGCTTCGCGGCATACGTCGCTACATCCCAAAGAGTGTAGAGGTACTCACGTTCGAAACTCCCCATGGAGAGGAGGTGGAGATTTCAGCTGACATAAGATGGATTATTCTGCAATCACTATCCAAAAAGCAGCGTAAACACGCGTAA